The Nakamurella antarctica genomic interval TCATCACCTGGCTTGATGATCACTCACGTTACGTTCTGCATCTATCCGCGCACGCCAGGATCACCGGCATGGTCGTCACCACCACATTCGGCGAAACCATTGCCGCGCATGGAATCCCAGCGTGCACGCTGACCGACAACGGCATGGTCTACACCGCTCGATTCGCTGGCGGCAAAGGCGGACGCAACGGTTTCGAAAACGAACTGCGGCGCCTGAACATCACCCAGAAAAACGGCAAACCCAACCACCCGCAAACCCAAGGCAAAGTCGAGCGGTTCCAGCAAACCCTCAAAAAGTGGTTACGCGCTCAGACGCAGCAACCATCCACCGTCCCGGGCCTGCAAACCCTGCTGGACACGTTCGCCAAGGATTACAACCACCACCGCCCACACCGATCGCTGCCGCACCACGCCACCCCCGCGGCGGCATACGCCCTACGGCCCAAAGCCACCCCGACCAGCAACCGCACCGCCGATACCCACGACCGGGTCCGCGATGACCGTGTCAGCAAAGCAGGAACCGTCACCCTGCGCCATAACGGGAAGCTGCACCACATTGGTATTGGCCGAACCTACGCCGGAACCTACATAAAGTTGCTCATCCAAGACCTGAACATCAGCATCGCCGACGCCACCACCGGGCACATCATCCGCGATCTCACCTTGGACCCGACCCGCGACTTCCAACCCATCCCACAACGACAAATGGCTGAACCTACAGATCTGTAGGTTCAGCCATTCCGATGTCCCGAGACATCACAATTGTCGGGGTGACAGGATTTGAACCTGCGACCTCTTCGTCCCGAACGAAGCGCGCTACCAAGCTGCGCCACACCCCGGTGTGACCGTTAGAAGTCTATCCGATCCACGAGGGTGGTACGCACCATCGCGACTATGTAGTCAAGCGAAACAGCGGCTATCCCGCCGGTGCCTGCTTCGCGATCAGTGTCAACAAAGTCGCCTCTGGGCGACATAAAAACCTCACCGGCAGATATGGATTGGCGCCGATACCAGCGGAAACATGGAGCCATGATGTAGATCCCCACCGCGAGAGGCCACGAGCTCGGCTGCGATCAATCCCGCAGTTGGTGACGACAGCCCCGATCCCTGGAACCCGGACCTGGCCACCGTGTGTGTGTCCAGCCAGGAGGAGGTCGTAACCGTCTGTGGCGAAGCGGTCGAGGAGTTCTGGCTCCGGCGCATGCAGCACACCGATCCGCACACTGGCGTGAGAGTCAGCGGCGCCTGCTATGTCGGTGTATCTGTCGCGATCAGTGTGTGGATCATCCACACCGCCAAAGGCAATCTGTTGCCCCCGGATGGTGATGTCGCCGCGCTTATTGGACAGGTCGAGCCAGCCGTGCTCCAGCTGAGCGGCCCGCAGATCGCGCCAGGGAAGCGCCTTGCCGCTCAGGCGCGGCCCCCTGGGCAAGAAATATCGATGCGGGCTCCGACGAACCGGTTCGGTGTAGTCGTTGTTGCCGAAAACGAAAACTCCGGGCACATCCAACAGCCCACCAAGAGCTGTCACTGCCGTGGGCACCGATTTACTGCCGGACAGCGTATCGCCCGTATTAACGACGATGTCCGGGTGCAATTGAGCCAGGCCGCTCAGCCACGCAATTTTACGGTGCTGGCTCGGCAGCAAATGCAGATCCGAAAGGTGCAGGACCCGCAGCGGCCAAGATCCTGGCGCCAGGATAGGCAGCTCGATCCGGCGTAGGGCGAACAACTGCGGCTCGACAAAGCGGGCGTAGCCCGCCGTGGCAATCGCGAACCCAGCAGCCCCGGCTACGGCGATGCCGAGTCCGGAACGCGAAATGCCGGTCACCCAGTAGCCGCCTTCCCCTTCGAAACGATAAGTGTGACGATGGCGCCCTGCACCGCCGACTCGCGCGGGTGGTAATCCACCACCTGCCCGACGGGAGCGTCGCTGAAGACGTCAATCACCGAAGTCGGATCGTTTATGTATCCCTGGGTCACCAGTTCGGCGCGCGCGTCGTCGGTGGATTTGCCCAGCAGGTCCGGGACTTTTTTGGTCAGACCATTCTTGTATTGCGCAGTGGCCGCGCCGAAAAACTCTTTGGCGCGATCTTTATACAGCGGAGCCATGGCATCGACCCAGGTTTTCGCCGGCACCGACCCGCCGCTCATCCCTTTTTTACTGCCAGCGGTGATCTCGTCAAATGTGCAGGTGCTCAGCGGGTCTTGGCAGATTGGTTGGGGGCTAGGTTCGAAATCCCACACCAAGCTGGCACCGGAATAGGCGGGAGTAAATCCGAGGAAAGCTGACGACTTGTATTCCTGGGTGGTGCCTGTCTTCCCCGCGACGGTGTTGTTCATATTCCAGCCGCCTGCTTCGAAACTGGCATGGGCTGTTCCGGTGTAGCCCTGGCTACCATCAGCGGCGATGTCACCCTCCATTGCCAATGCGAGGGTTTGCGCCAGTTCCTTTGGGACCACCTGTTCGCAGGGAATGGTGCTCCAGTCGACGGGCGCATCATTGCGATCGGTGATGGACCCCACGGGTGTGGGCGGACACCACATCCCGTTTGAGGCAATGGTGGCGCCCACGCTGGCGAGATCCAGTGGGCTGACGGGAGTGACACCGAGGGTGAATGACGCTATCGCCTGCTGAGTTATCTGGTCTCGATAGGAGCCAGCCAAGTCAGCGAAACCGGGCTCGACCTGGCCGGCGTCCAGACTGTAACCCCGAAGGCCCATGGCTACG includes:
- a CDS encoding IS481 family transposase — encoded protein: MSKRKLVITAVLTGTSQTEVACTYGVSQGWISRLMVRYHAEGDIAFQPLSRRPKSSPNVTLESTLTLIVKLREQLAGQGLDAGPDTIRWHLAQHHDVTVSRATISRHLARAGLITPEPKKRPKSSYIRFAAEQPNECWQSDFTHYRLTQTNGAPGTDVEIITWLDDHSRYVLHLSAHARITGMVVTTTFGETIAAHGIPACTLTDNGMVYTARFAGGKGGRNGFENELRRLNITQKNGKPNHPQTQGKVERFQQTLKKWLRAQTQQPSTVPGLQTLLDTFAKDYNHHRPHRSLPHHATPAAAYALRPKATPTSNRTADTHDRVRDDRVSKAGTVTLRHNGKLHHIGIGRTYAGTYIKLLIQDLNISIADATTGHIIRDLTLDPTRDFQPIPQRQMAEPTDL
- a CDS encoding metallophosphoesterase, which gives rise to MTGISRSGLGIAVAGAAGFAIATAGYARFVEPQLFALRRIELPILAPGSWPLRVLHLSDLHLLPSQHRKIAWLSGLAQLHPDIVVNTGDTLSGSKSVPTAVTALGGLLDVPGVFVFGNNDYTEPVRRSPHRYFLPRGPRLSGKALPWRDLRAAQLEHGWLDLSNKRGDITIRGQQIAFGGVDDPHTDRDRYTDIAGAADSHASVRIGVLHAPEPELLDRFATDGYDLLLAGHTHGGQVRVPGIGAVVTNCGIDRSRARGLSRWGSTSWLHVSAGIGANPYLPVRFLCRPEATLLTLIAKQAPAG